A segment of the Bacillus licheniformis DSM 13 = ATCC 14580 genome:
AAACGATATTGAAGAAGAGCAAGTACGTGTCAGAGCATGGGCTTAAGAGAGTCGGTGGCTGGTGTGAACCGATGCCCTCCTGATGCCGAATGGGCTTCTGAATCGCTTCGCTGAAACGGGCAGTAGGCGGAGCCGGGATGTTCTCTCCGTTATCAAGAGAAGCGTATCGAAAGGGCTGACTGTCCCCTTTCCGTATGTTCCGAGCGAATCGTTTATGCGATTAATAAAGGTGGTACCGCGAGACCCTCGTCCTTTTGTGACGGGGGTTTTTTGCATTTTTAAGGAGGTGGTGGCCATGGAGGAAGGCTGGCCGGAGTGGCCGCATAATACTAAACGGAAACGGAGGTGTGATCGTAAATGGTGATTGCAACGGACGATTTGGAAACGACATGTCCAAATTGCAATGGAAGCGGAAGAGAAGAGCCGGAGCCTTGTCCAAAATGTTCGGGAAAAGGCGTGATTTTGACGGCGCAGGGCAGCACATTGCTCCATTTTATAAAAAAACATCTCAACGAATAAAAAGGACGGGTGTTTAGAGTTGAGTCGAGCAGAGAAGAGTACAGCTGAGCAGAGCGGCCATATTCAACACGGTGTTCGAAAAGCGGCCGGGGTCGTTTTTATGGTCTTTGGGACGATGTGTTTTGCTTCAAAATCCATTTTTGTCAAATGGGCTTATGAACAAGGTGCACAGCCGGAAGCGGTGCTGTTGTACCGGCAATTATTTGCGGCGCCGCTGTTTTGGCTGATTTTTATTGTGTATCGCTCAAAGCTTCCGGCTAAGCCTGAAAAAGCGGAGATTTTTAAAGCTTGTGCGGCCGGATTGCTTTGTTTTTTTCTATCGCCATTGCTTGATTTTATCGGCCTTCACGGTGTTTCTGCAACCGTTGAACGGATGATTGTGATGAGCTACCCCATGTTCGTATTGATCATAACCGCCTTTGTAAATAAAAAAATGGTCTCGGGTAAAACGTTTGCTGCCATCTTGCTTGTGAATGCCGGGCTGTTTTTGGCTGTCGGCGGATGGGATGTGCAAGCATTGGAAGCGAACCTGTCAGGGGCTTTTTTGATCCTATTGTCCGCTGTCGCTTATGCGGCCTATCTTGTTGTGGCGGGAGGACTTGTCCGTCAAATCGGAGGGATTCGAATGAATGCCTATGGAATGTCGGCAGCAAGTCTTGCGATGGCCGGTTATGCGCTGCTTCGCTCGCTGAGAGAACAACCGGGAATCGTGCTTTCTTATCCTCCCGCAATGTATGGTTTTTTTATGATCATTGCGGCGGTGACGACGGTCATTCCTTTTTTATTCATGCTGGAAGGCATGAAGCGGATAGGAGCGGAACGAGGGGCCGTCATTTCCATGATCGGCCCCGTCCTCACCATCTTCGGAGGTGTTTTGTTTTTAAACGAACGTTTAACTCCCGTTCAGTGGCTGGGGTGCTTGCTAGTGCACCTGACGGTTAGTCTGCTGGAATACCGGAAATAGAGAAAGGGATTCATATCCCTTTTTATTTCTGTTTAAATGAATAAAGGTGGTTTACTCAGTGTCGGACGTTTTCATGACATATGTTCTAGCCGCGAAATCGTGGACCGCTTGTTTCGTTCCTGAAAAAACGACGGTTAAATACAGCAGACCGAAAAAGATATGCACCCATGAGACGATGTAGCGCACGAAAGCCTGCCAAAGCTTAATCCGTCGGCCCGTATCATCAGAAACGATACGAATTCTAAAAATTGCTTTTCCAATCGTGCCCTGGAGCTTTGTCAGCGGCATCAGAAGCGGATACAAAACGTATACCAGCAGGGCGGCTGCAGCAACTTCATGAGATCCGTCGCCGAATATCCATGCGGATGAAAAGTGTAACCCGACCGCCAATACGCAATCGATCAACCATGCACCCGCTCTAACCCAAAAACGAGCGTATTGCAATATGTATAACATCCTCTCTATTATAAATGAATGATAAAAACACAACATTAACCATTTTATAGTCTTTTTTT
Coding sequences within it:
- a CDS encoding tryptophan RNA-binding attenuator protein inhibitory protein gives rise to the protein MVIATDDLETTCPNCNGSGREEPEPCPKCSGKGVILTAQGSTLLHFIKKHLNE
- a CDS encoding DMT family transporter; this translates as MSRAEKSTAEQSGHIQHGVRKAAGVVFMVFGTMCFASKSIFVKWAYEQGAQPEAVLLYRQLFAAPLFWLIFIVYRSKLPAKPEKAEIFKACAAGLLCFFLSPLLDFIGLHGVSATVERMIVMSYPMFVLIITAFVNKKMVSGKTFAAILLVNAGLFLAVGGWDVQALEANLSGAFLILLSAVAYAAYLVVAGGLVRQIGGIRMNAYGMSAASLAMAGYALLRSLREQPGIVLSYPPAMYGFFMIIAAVTTVIPFLFMLEGMKRIGAERGAVISMIGPVLTIFGGVLFLNERLTPVQWLGCLLVHLTVSLLEYRK
- a CDS encoding RDD family protein gives rise to the protein MLYILQYARFWVRAGAWLIDCVLAVGLHFSSAWIFGDGSHEVAAAALLVYVLYPLLMPLTKLQGTIGKAIFRIRIVSDDTGRRIKLWQAFVRYIVSWVHIFFGLLYLTVVFSGTKQAVHDFAARTYVMKTSDTE